The Aestuariibaculum lutulentum genome segment ACATTAACTTTTGGTTTTATTTCTTTTTTAGTAAAAGGAACGAGGCATAGTATGTATAATTTATAAAATAAATTTAAATATAAGTCTCGGTGAAAATCGGGACTTTTTTTATACATGATAAATACAGTTGCAATACAAGGTGTGCTTGGTTCTTTTCATCATATTGTGTCACAACAATTTTTTGAAAAACCAGTTGAAGTGATTGAATGTTTAACATTCGATCAGGTAGTAGATTCTCTAATTACAAGAGAATGCGATGCCGCAATTATGGCTTTAGAAAATTCTATAGCGGGTTCTATTATACCTAACTATGCGTTAATCGATAAATATGGGTTACACATTGTAGGAGAACATTATTTAGATATTCAGCACAATTTACTGGCTTTGCCGGGGCAGAATATCAAGGAAATTAAAGAAGTGTATTCGCATCCTATGGCCTTATTGCAGTGTAAGGAGTTTTTTAAACTACATCCGCATATTAAATTGGTTGAAGATAAGGATACTGCTGAGGTTGCGCAACGTATTCAAAAGCACCAGTTAAAAGGTGTTGCAGCTATTGCTAGCGTTATGGCAGCTGAATTGTTTGAGTTAGATATCTTGGCGAAAAGTATTCAAACCATTCAACATAATGAAACACGTTTCGTAATTGTAAAACGAAATAATTCGGAAGTTGATGAAGCTAACATTAGTAAAGCTTCGGTAAAGTTTGAAGCCGATCATAAACGCGGAAGTCTGGCAGCAATATTAAATGTAATGAGCGATTGTAAGTTGAATTTAACAAAAATTCAATCCTTGCCAATTGTTGAAACACCATGGAAATATGCTTTCTTCGTAGATGTTACATTTGACACTTATGAAGATTTTAAAAAGGCAAAGTCTCTGATGGATATTATGGCACATAATTTTAAAGTGCTTGGGGAATATAAAAAAGGAAAAGTATGATTGAAGTAGCTAACAGACTGCAAACGGTAGAAGAATACTACTTCTCAAAAAAATTAAGAGAAGTTAGCGCACTTATTGCAAGTGGAAAACCAATAATTAATTTAGGTATTGGAAGTCCGGATTTACAACCACCGCAAAAGGTAATTGAAGCATTGGTTGAAGGATTTTCAAGTCCTGTTGCACACAAGTATCAGAGTTATCAGGGATTACCTGAATTAAGAGAAGCTATTTGTGGTTTTTATAAAAATCATTTTTCAGTAAGCTTAAGTCCGTTAACCGAAGTATTACCGTTAATGGGAAGTAAGGAGGGCATCATGCATATCTCTATGGCTTATTTAAATGAAGGAGATGCGGCGTTAATTCCAAACCCAGGATACCCAACGTACCAGTCGGTAACCAAATTAGTAGGTGCAGAACCTGTTTTTTATGAGTTGGATGCAGCCAATAACTGGCAACCTGATTTTGAAGCTTTAGAGAAGCAAGATTTAAGTAAAGTAAAAATTATGTGGGTTAATTATCCACATATGCCAACGGGAGCCGTGCC includes the following:
- a CDS encoding prephenate dehydratase, whose translation is MINTVAIQGVLGSFHHIVSQQFFEKPVEVIECLTFDQVVDSLITRECDAAIMALENSIAGSIIPNYALIDKYGLHIVGEHYLDIQHNLLALPGQNIKEIKEVYSHPMALLQCKEFFKLHPHIKLVEDKDTAEVAQRIQKHQLKGVAAIASVMAAELFELDILAKSIQTIQHNETRFVIVKRNNSEVDEANISKASVKFEADHKRGSLAAILNVMSDCKLNLTKIQSLPIVETPWKYAFFVDVTFDTYEDFKKAKSLMDIMAHNFKVLGEYKKGKV